A DNA window from Thermosynechococcaceae cyanobacterium Okahandja contains the following coding sequences:
- the rpmG gene encoding 50S ribosomal protein L33 — protein MAKAKGARIIITLECTECRTNPAQRSPGVSRYTTTKNRRTTTGRLELKKFCPHCNKHTIHKEIK, from the coding sequence ATGGCTAAAGCAAAAGGTGCCAGAATTATTATCACCCTCGAGTGCACGGAGTGCCGCACCAACCCTGCCCAGCGCTCACCCGGGGTTTCCCGTTATACCACCACCAAAAATCGGCGCACCACCACGGGTCGCCTAGAACTGAAAAAATTCTGCCCCCACTGCAACAAGCATACGATTCACAAAGAAATTAAGTAG
- the rpsR gene encoding 30S ribosomal protein S18: MAFYRRRISPIAPGDPIDYKDVDLLRRFITERGKILPRRVTGLTAKQQRQLAVAIKRARVMALLPFLNVEG, from the coding sequence ATGGCATTTTATCGGCGACGTATTTCTCCCATTGCCCCCGGCGACCCCATTGATTATAAGGATGTGGATTTGCTGCGGCGATTCATTACCGAGCGGGGTAAAATTCTGCCGCGGCGGGTGACCGGCTTGACGGCCAAGCAACAACGGCAACTGGCGGTGGCCATTAAGCGGGCGCGGGTCATGGCGCTGCTGCCCTTCCTCAACGTCGAAGGCTAA
- a CDS encoding zinc ABC transporter substrate-binding protein — translation MGCKPWGQRRCWRRSLGRVLVMGVLLAGCAPTETADTDVPAEPVAAPRLAVVTTFLPMTAFTKAVVGDRATVTQLVPANVDPHDFQARPQDVQAVAQAAVLVKNGLEIETFLEGLIKNANNPNLTVIDSSVGVATLAHEEDKAHSHDHDHEHGHKEAHDHEHRHGEFNPHIWLDPVRAIQQVETIRDGLTAVDAEGAATYAANAAAFIKQLRALDAEARAQLAPFAGKTFVVYHDLAPYFAERYNLKAEFLVGVPEASPAPEDVRRVMAAVQTSQLKTLLTEPGQEEVFASLAKDMGVSVSVFDPLETASSAADLTPAYFLATMRQNIRNLAAAFGARTQAYRSRGSVAVVWPVAALSFVYP, via the coding sequence ATGGGATGCAAGCCTTGGGGACAACGACGTTGCTGGCGGCGATCGCTGGGGCGGGTACTGGTGATGGGTGTGCTGTTGGCTGGTTGTGCCCCCACTGAAACGGCGGACACGGACGTTCCGGCAGAACCGGTTGCGGCGCCGCGGTTGGCGGTGGTGACCACATTTTTGCCGATGACGGCCTTTACCAAAGCAGTGGTAGGCGATCGCGCCACGGTGACCCAGTTAGTGCCTGCGAATGTTGACCCCCACGATTTTCAGGCGCGGCCACAGGATGTGCAGGCGGTGGCTCAGGCGGCGGTACTGGTGAAAAACGGCCTTGAGATAGAAACATTTTTAGAGGGTCTGATTAAGAACGCCAATAATCCGAACCTCACCGTCATTGATAGCAGTGTAGGCGTGGCTACCCTTGCTCACGAGGAGGACAAGGCTCACAGCCACGATCACGATCATGAACACGGCCACAAGGAGGCGCATGATCATGAGCACCGCCATGGTGAGTTCAACCCCCACATCTGGCTGGATCCGGTGCGAGCCATCCAACAGGTGGAAACTATCCGCGATGGCCTGACGGCGGTGGATGCTGAAGGGGCGGCAACCTATGCAGCCAATGCGGCAGCCTTTATTAAGCAGTTACGGGCACTGGATGCAGAAGCCCGTGCCCAACTTGCGCCCTTTGCGGGGAAAACCTTTGTGGTCTATCACGACCTCGCGCCCTATTTTGCCGAGCGGTACAATCTAAAGGCTGAGTTTTTGGTGGGTGTACCGGAAGCCAGTCCGGCACCAGAGGATGTGCGGCGGGTGATGGCGGCGGTACAAACGAGCCAACTGAAAACCCTCCTTACCGAACCTGGCCAAGAGGAGGTTTTTGCCAGCCTTGCCAAGGATATGGGGGTGAGCGTGAGCGTGTTTGACCCCTTAGAAACAGCGTCTAGTGCGGCTGACCTCACGCCGGCGTATTTTCTGGCGACGATGCGGCAAAACATCCGTAATTTGGCGGCTGCCTTTGGTGCGCGAACTCAAGCCTATCGTTCCAGAGGGTCGGTGGCGGTTGTCTGGCCGGTAGCAGCGCTCTCGTTTGTGTATCCCTAA